In one window of Eleutherodactylus coqui strain aEleCoq1 chromosome 10, aEleCoq1.hap1, whole genome shotgun sequence DNA:
- the LOC136579653 gene encoding histone H3 yields the protein MARTKQTARKSTGGKAPRKQLATKAARKSAPATGGVKKPHRYRPGTVALREIRRYQKSTELLIRKLPFQRLVREIAQDFKTDLRFQSSAVMALQEASEAYLVGLFEDTNLCAIHAKRVTIMPKDIQLARRIRGERA from the coding sequence ATGGCCAGAACCAAGCAGACCGCTCGTAAATCCACCGGAGGGAAAGCTCCCCGCAAGCAGCTGGCTACGAAGGCCGCCAGGAAGAGCGCTCCTGCCACCGGCGGAGTGAAGAAGCCTCACCGCTACCGTCCAGGTACagtggctctccgtgaaatccgtCGCTACCAGAAGTCCACCGAGCTGCTGATCCGTAAGCTTCCCTTTCAGCGCCTGGTGAGAGAGATCGCCCAGGACTTCAAGACTGACCTGCGCTTCCAGAGCTCAGCGGTCATGGCTCTGCAGGAGGCCAGCGAGGCTTACCTGGTAGGACTGTTCGAGGACACCAATCTGTGCGCCATCCACGCCAAGCGGGTCACCATCATGCCCAAAGACATCCAGCTGGCCCGCAGGATTCGAGGAGAGAGGGCTTAG
- the LOC136579654 gene encoding histone H1B-like produces the protein MAETAPAAAPPAAEPAAKSKKQPKKSAAGGAKKSKKSSGPGVSELIVRAVSASKERSGVSLAALKKALAAGGYDVEKNNSRLKLAVKSLVTKGSLLQVKGSGASGSFKLNKKQETKDKPAKKKPASAAKPKKPAGAKKAAKSPKKPKKAPAKSPKKAKKPAAAAAKKVAKSPKKASKPKAAPKSKKVTKSPAKKAAKPKAAKSPAKKVVKAKKSAAKK, from the coding sequence ATGgcagaaaccgcgccagccgccgCTCCTCCTGCCGCCGAGCCGGCTGCCAAATCCAAGAAGCAGCCGAAGAAATCCGCCGCAGGGGGCGCCAAGAAAAGCAAGAAGTCCTCCGGTCCCGGCGTGTCGGAGCTGATCGTCAGAGCCGTGTCCGCCTCTAAAGAGCGCAGCGGGGTGTCTCTAGCCGCCCTGAAGAAGGCTCTGGCTGCCGGAGGGTACGATGTAGAGAAGAATAACAGCCGCCTGAAGCTGGCCGTCAAGTCTCTGGTCACCAAGGGCAGCCTGCTCCAGGTGAAAGGCAGCGGCGCCTCCGGCTCCTTCAAGCTGAACAAGAAGCAGGAGACTAAGGACAAGCCGGCCAAAAAGAAGCCAGCGTCTGCGGCCAAGCCCAAGAAGCCCGCTGGAGCCAAGAAAGCGGCGAAATCTCCTAAGAAGCCCAAGAAGGCTCCGGCCAAAAGCccgaaaaaagcaaagaaacctGCAGCGGCCGCCGCCAAGAAAGTGGCCAAGAGCCCGAAGAAAGCCTCAAAGCCGAAGGCCGCCCCAAAGTCCAAGAAGGTGACGAAGAGTCCGGCTAAGAAGGCGGCCAAACCCAAAGCTGCCAAGAGTCCGGCTAAGAAGGTTGTTAAAGCCAAGAAGAGTGCGGCTAAGAAATAA